A portion of the Fretibacterium sp. OH1220_COT-178 genome contains these proteins:
- a CDS encoding ABC transporter permease produces the protein MSRCLVFLAVGFLWWWGASLAGSPLLLPYPQAVLQRFLEMQGWPLWSDVLHSGFKVLAVLLIVGFLGVFLGVLLGLNPRLYEAIRPLVISIQAVPAISWLGGVVLVLGTGWRAPVLIAVLVFLPTALFVTVSGVQGLEREILEMAEVYGVRGWKRWRYLYAGALVPCVRVVVETIAGGAWKTVLVTEYLCGSSGVGVRIAWARQTADVEAAYALSLLAVLLGLGCEFLLRRSAEALGRRWRLYST, from the coding sequence ATGAGCCGCTGCCTCGTCTTTCTCGCCGTCGGTTTCCTCTGGTGGTGGGGTGCGAGCCTCGCGGGCTCTCCGTTGCTGTTGCCTTACCCTCAGGCCGTTCTTCAGCGGTTTCTCGAGATGCAGGGCTGGCCGCTGTGGTCCGATGTCCTTCATTCGGGGTTCAAGGTCTTGGCCGTCCTCCTGATCGTCGGGTTCCTGGGGGTATTTCTGGGGGTACTCCTCGGCCTGAATCCCAGACTCTACGAGGCGATCAGGCCCCTGGTGATCTCCATCCAGGCCGTTCCCGCGATCTCATGGCTGGGGGGAGTCGTCCTTGTCCTTGGCACGGGCTGGAGGGCTCCCGTCCTGATCGCCGTCCTCGTCTTCCTCCCGACCGCGCTCTTCGTAACGGTCTCGGGGGTTCAGGGGCTGGAGCGGGAGATCCTGGAGATGGCCGAGGTCTATGGGGTCCGGGGATGGAAGCGTTGGCGATATCTGTATGCCGGTGCTCTGGTTCCCTGTGTTCGGGTCGTGGTCGAAACGATCGCGGGGGGAGCGTGGAAAACCGTCCTGGTAACCGAGTATCTGTGCGGGAGCAGCGGCGTGGGCGTGCGCATCGCCTGGGCCAGGCAGACCGCGGATGTCGAGGCCGCCTACGCGCTGTCGCTGCTGGCGGTCCTCCTCGGCCTGGGCTGCGAATTCCTGCTGCGCCGATCGGCCGAGGCCTTGGGACGACGATGGCGTCTGTACTCCACGTAA
- a CDS encoding ATP-binding cassette domain-containing protein gives MLRGWNLTLGRAERIGLIGPSGCGKTTFLRALTGLVPPSEGDVLMSASRLGYVFQEPRLIPWLDARRNLSLVSDREPADILTRLGLSGAERLRPHEMSGGMRQRLNLARALLTDPDLLLLDEAFSALDVALKLRLFEDLNALWRCRRFALIVVTHNPRDALLIADRLLLLGGEPTRVLREVLAPPLARRSYFSPEVVKAEAEILSFLSSVAGQDPSEG, from the coding sequence GTGCTGCGAGGGTGGAATCTGACGTTGGGCAGGGCCGAACGCATCGGGCTCATCGGCCCCTCCGGATGTGGGAAGACCACCTTTCTCCGCGCCCTTACGGGACTTGTCCCCCCTTCCGAGGGCGATGTCCTGATGAGCGCCTCACGGCTGGGGTACGTCTTTCAGGAGCCCCGTCTGATTCCTTGGCTGGACGCGAGGCGGAATCTGAGCCTGGTCTCCGACCGGGAGCCTGCGGACATCCTGACGCGTCTGGGGTTGTCCGGGGCGGAGCGCCTCCGGCCCCACGAGATGAGCGGTGGGATGCGGCAGCGCCTCAACCTGGCGCGGGCGCTTCTGACGGACCCCGACCTGCTGCTCCTGGACGAGGCTTTTTCCGCCTTGGACGTCGCCCTGAAGCTGAGGCTTTTCGAGGACCTGAATGCCCTGTGGCGATGCCGTCGTTTCGCCTTGATCGTCGTCACGCACAACCCCAGGGATGCGCTCCTGATCGCCGACCGGCTCTTGCTGCTCGGCGGAGAGCCGACGCGGGTTCTCCGGGAGGTCCTTGCCCCGCCATTGGCCCGGCGTTCATATTTCAGCCCGGAGGTTGTGAAGGCCGAGGCGGAGATCCTGAGCTTTTTGTCCTCAGTGGCCGGACAGGACCCTTCCGAGGGCTGA